One window of the Candidatus Jettenia sp. genome contains the following:
- a CDS encoding zinc ribbon domain-containing protein, translated as MQGGMITEKDDRICPNTNCQYDNHVKGANFCILCGTLLYHRCENCVDVNPRYARFCYYCGSSITDIKPSAQYEADFGGNIGTQQR; from the coding sequence ATGCAGGGTGGTATGATTACGGAAAAGGATGATAGAATATGTCCTAATACAAATTGTCAATATGATAATCATGTAAAGGGAGCAAATTTTTGCATTCTCTGTGGTACGCTTCTTTACCATAGATGCGAAAATTGTGTCGATGTGAACCCGCGTTATGCGAGATTTTGTTACTATTGTGGAAGTAGTATAACAGATATTAAGCCTTCTGCTCAATATGAGGCTGATTTTGGTGGAAATATAGGTACACAACAGAGATAA
- a CDS encoding PTS sugar transporter subunit IIA → MKLSDFLDNKVITINLKARHRGTALSEMVGILKKAGKIKDSDTIIKALLEREATGTTGIGQGMAFPHARIYGLKDPVALIALSQLGVDFNARDAEPVYLFFLFLTPTEETSLHLQILSKTLAIFKDKQFRRSLQHAKTSSEAFSIILNYEKGGKEVFFPLSIDEIYRELGTNPLGLSESEAKRRLESYGQNILREVKRKSLILRFIENLYNLL, encoded by the coding sequence ATGAAACTTTCCGATTTTTTAGATAATAAAGTTATTACCATAAATCTCAAAGCAAGGCACAGGGGCACTGCGTTAAGTGAGATGGTGGGAATTCTCAAAAAAGCTGGGAAGATAAAAGACTCTGATACAATAATAAAGGCACTTTTGGAACGTGAAGCAACTGGTACCACGGGTATTGGGCAAGGGATGGCTTTTCCCCATGCGAGAATTTATGGACTTAAGGATCCCGTAGCCTTGATCGCTCTATCGCAATTGGGTGTCGATTTCAATGCAAGGGATGCAGAACCTGTCTATCTATTTTTTCTCTTTTTAACTCCTACAGAGGAAACATCACTCCATCTTCAGATACTCTCAAAGACATTAGCGATTTTTAAAGATAAACAATTTCGTCGCTCACTTCAGCATGCCAAGACATCAAGCGAGGCCTTCAGTATTATTCTTAATTATGAGAAGGGTGGAAAAGAGGTCTTTTTCCCTCTTTCTATAGATGAAATATACAGGGAACTTGGAACAAATCCTTTAGGACTGTCTGAATCAGAGGCAAAAAGGCGACTTGAAAGTTATGGTCAAAATATTCTCAGAGAGGTGAAGAGGAAGAGTCTCATCCTGAGATTTATAGAAAATCTCTATAATCTCCTTTAG
- the rpsU gene encoding 30S ribosomal protein S21, whose protein sequence is MAKIQITQDENIRDALRRFKKMCDKEGIINQSKRIAYFEKPSEKKRREESRRIKNIKRAQKLGISGITSFSRPQKSSY, encoded by the coding sequence ATGGCGAAAATACAAATAACACAGGATGAAAATATAAGAGATGCATTAAGAAGATTTAAGAAAATGTGCGATAAAGAAGGTATCATTAATCAATCAAAACGTATTGCTTATTTTGAAAAACCATCGGAAAAGAAGCGCCGCGAGGAAAGCCGCAGAATTAAAAATATTAAAAGAGCACAAAAATTAGGTATATCAGGAATAACGAGTTTTAGTCGTCCCCAAAAGAGCAGCTATTAA
- the trpD gene encoding anthranilate phosphoribosyltransferase produces the protein MFIKATISKLVSNQNLSIEDSMAVMTEIMEGNVTDAQIASFITALRMKGETVEEITGCALAMRKKAIKIRAEDGVIIDTCGTGGDAKNTFNISTAAAFVVAGTGLRVAKHGNKASSSQCGSADVLKQLGINIEADVKIVERCIREANIGFLFAPMLHQAMKYAIGPRKEIGIRTVFNILGPLANPADATHRILGVYSEHLTIIMAETLQRLGDQHAFVVHGLDGMDEITITDKTKVCELVGNTIKSYYLNPEDFGIKKSKLSELLVNTPDESSHAIKEVLDGIQSPKRDVVLLNAAAAIIAGGLAKDFIEGLKIAAQSIDSGSAKDKLRKLQEISWQSL, from the coding sequence ATGTTTATAAAAGCGACTATATCAAAGCTGGTAAGTAACCAAAATCTAAGTATTGAAGATAGTATGGCGGTGATGACAGAAATAATGGAAGGAAATGTTACTGATGCACAAATTGCATCTTTTATTACCGCTTTACGTATGAAGGGAGAAACTGTCGAAGAAATTACCGGATGTGCTTTAGCCATGAGAAAAAAGGCTATTAAGATCAGAGCAGAAGATGGTGTCATAATCGATACATGCGGGACAGGAGGGGATGCTAAAAATACCTTTAATATCTCTACTGCTGCTGCCTTCGTCGTAGCAGGTACCGGCCTGAGGGTGGCAAAACATGGCAATAAAGCATCGTCCAGCCAGTGTGGGAGTGCAGATGTATTAAAACAGTTAGGTATCAATATTGAAGCTGATGTTAAGATAGTAGAAAGATGTATCAGGGAGGCTAATATTGGATTTCTCTTTGCTCCCATGTTGCACCAGGCAATGAAATATGCCATCGGCCCTCGAAAGGAAATTGGAATTCGTACGGTATTTAATATCCTTGGGCCCTTAGCAAATCCAGCTGATGCTACCCATCGTATTCTTGGTGTGTATAGTGAGCACTTAACTATTATTATGGCAGAAACCCTGCAGCGGCTTGGGGACCAACATGCCTTTGTCGTACATGGATTGGACGGTATGGATGAGATAACGATTACAGATAAGACCAAGGTGTGTGAACTTGTAGGAAATACGATAAAAAGTTATTATCTCAACCCGGAAGACTTTGGTATAAAAAAATCAAAGCTTTCTGAGCTACTCGTAAATACACCGGATGAAAGTTCTCACGCAATTAAAGAAGTGTTGGATGGTATTCAAAGTCCAAAAAGGGATGTGGTGCTTTTAAATGCAGCAGCAGCGATTATTGCGGGGGGATTAGCAAAAGATTTTATAGAAGGGTTAAAAATTGCAGCACAATCTATCGATTCCGGGAGTGCAAAAGATAAGCTAAGGAAGTTACAGGAAATCAGTTGGCAATCCCTGTAA
- the rsfS gene encoding ribosome silencing factor, with product MREVTFITDFFVICSGSNKRQLQSIARDIELKLHSYGIHMVGMEGYEDALWILMDYGDVIIHLFDKEKRRFYDLELLWGDAPKIHWKSNA from the coding sequence GTGCGGGAAGTAACCTTTATTACCGATTTCTTTGTTATTTGTAGTGGATCTAATAAACGGCAATTGCAAAGCATTGCGCGCGATATAGAATTAAAACTCCATAGTTACGGTATTCATATGGTAGGTATGGAAGGATACGAAGATGCCTTATGGATACTGATGGACTATGGAGATGTTATAATTCACCTTTTTGATAAGGAAAAGCGTCGTTTTTACGATTTAGAACTTTTATGGGGCGACGCTCCAAAAATACATTGGAAATCCAATGCTTAA